TCTTCGCGCCCCGGCTCGCGGCCCACTGGGTCAACGTCGTCACGCCCATCCCGCGCACGCTCGCCGTGCCGATCATCGAGTCGCTCCAGTACGACTGCGTCATGGGGGAGCACGACATCTCCACCTACATCCCCGACCCCGAGGGCGGCCTCACGGGCTACCGCCGCTCCGTGCGCCTCGCGCTCGGCAAGATGCGCGACGGCGTCGTCGAGACGAGCTGGAAGGACTCGGTCGTCGTCGGCGCGCCCAGCGACCCGCTGCCGAGCGACCCCGACTGGGCCGGCCACACCGTCTACCTCGACCTCAAGGAGCGCTCCACCGAGGCGGCGCCCGAGGACCTCTGGGCCGTCATCGAGTCGATCGGCGGCGACAACGGCTGGTACTCGCTGCCCGTCGCCTGGGCCGCCCGCGGCTGGATGGACAAGCTCGTCGGCGGCGTCGGCCTCCGTCGCGGACGACGCAGCGCGACCACGCTGCAGACCGGAGATGCGCTCGACTTCTGGCGCGTCGAGCACATCGTGCGCGGATCCGCCCTGCGCCTGCGCGCCGAGATGAAGCTGCCGGGCGAGGCGTGGCTCGAGCTGAGCGCGACGCCCCGCGCGGACGGCGGCAGCGACTACCGGCAGCGCGCGATCTTCTTCCCGTCCGGCCTCGCCGGGCGGCTCTACTGGTTCGCGATCCTCCCGTTCCACGGCGTGATCTTCACGTCGATGGCCACCCGCATCACCGGCAAGGCGCTCGCCGCCACCCGCCGCCGCGAGTCCGGCCGTCCGCTCGAGGGGGCCGCACGGTGACCCGGCGGACGAGGGCCCCGCGCATCGGCCTCATCGTCCTGACCCTCCTGGGCATCGCCCTCGCCTCGGCCGGCCTCGCGACCGCCGTGACGATGAGCGTGTCCGGGCCGGTGCAGGCGCGTGCGGGCCTCGGGATCATCGCGGGCGAGGAGCCCTCGACGACGCGGACGCCGAGAGGGGCGGCCACGCCGGATCCCGCGGCCTCCGAGGCGTGGACGCCCGTGCCGGTCGACGCCGCCGGGAGCCGGAGCATCACCGACCTCACGGACGGCGCCGTCACGCGCGTCACGGTCGACGTGCTCGGGATGGCGCTCAGCCCGGGCCAGGCGGGCGCGCTCGTCGCCGCGATCCTGTCCCTGCCGCTCCTCGTCGCGGTCGCCGTGCTGGTCGCCGCCCCGGGTCCGCGACGCTGGTGGCGTCGCGCGCTCGGCCGCCCGCGCGGATGACCTCCCCCGTCGGGCCGATGACATCCCCGGACGCGGGGACCATGATGGGCACGACGAGAGGCGGATCCATGGCATCGCGCACGCGCACGACCGTCCTCCTCGGGGACAGCCTCGCAGGGGACGGCGGCTGGGGCGGCATCGTCCCCGGCCGGGACGACGGCGAGGGCGGCGCGTCGGTCGTCGACCTGGGCCGGCCCGGCCAGATCACCGACGACGTGCTCGCGTTGCTGCCCGAGGTGGTGGCCCAGGATCCCGCGACGGTCGTCGTCTCCTGCGGCACGCACGACCTCGGCGCCAAGCGACGCGGACCCGAGCAGACCGTCCGCGCGCTGGAGACGATCCTGGCCCACCTCCGCCGCGACCTGCCCGCGGCGCGGATCCTCGTGCTCTCGGTGCCGCCGCGCGGGCGCGAGCACGCCGAGCGGATCCGGGTGGTCAACGTGCACATCCGCCAGTACGCGCCCGCGGTCCGCGCGCAGCACGTGGACCTCTGGCCCGCCCTCGGCTTCGGCGACGGCGAGCTCGACCCCACCCTCACCGACGACCGGCTGCACCTCAACGCCGACGGGGTCGCCGCGGTGCGTGCCGTGCTCGGGCCGGTGCTCGCGGAGCCCGCCCCCGCTGCGGCGGACCAGCACACGGATCCGGCCGGCCCCTAGCGGGCGTCGACGCCCGGGCCGGCGGACCGCAGCTCCGCCACGCCCGCCAGGACCACGGCGAGCTTGCGCCGCCACCAGTCCCGGGGCGTCGCGGCGGATCCGGTCGACACCTCGCCCGCGAAGCGCGCGGTGACGCGGTCCACGGTGCCGAGGGCGTTCCGCTGGGCCTCCTCCTCCCGGGCGTGCACGGCGTCCGGCGCGCCGGACGAGTGCGCCGGGGTGCCCCGGCGCGAGGCGTGCGGGGAGGACGCCGCGTCGGCGTCGGCCACGCGGTCGGCGGCGATGCCGTCCGCGGCCAGGGCGAGCAGCCCGCGGCCCATCGAGGCGGGCATCGTCGCGTCCACGATGGGCGAGGACGAGGCGGGCCGGTCGTCCCCGCCGCCCGCCACGGCGAGCACGCGCTCCCAGCCGACGTAGGACTCGACCGCGATGTCGAGCACCGTGTCGAGGACCAGCACGGCCTCCGCCTCCGGGAAGCCCATGCGGGTGAGGTCGCGGATCGCGCCCGTGAACCGCAGGACGACCTGGTCCGGCGCGGTCTCGAGGTGGTGGATCGCGCTCGCGAGCCCCGGGTGGCGGTCGTACATGTCCCACACGCGCTCGACGGCCTGCTCGAGGTAAGCGCGCCACGACCCGTCGTCGGGGGCGGCGAGCACGTCGGCGGGGGAGTCGGGCACGAGCGGCCAGTCCATGGCCGCGAGGGCGGTGTCGCAGGCGAGGAGGACGATGTCGTCCCGGCTCGCGACGTGCCGGTACAGGGTCGAGTGGTCGACGCCGAGGCGCTGCGCGAGGGAGGTGAGCGTGAGGGTGCTGAGCCCGACCTCGAGGGCCGCCTCGGCGATCAGCCTCCGTGACACCCGCGCGGGCCTCCCGACCCGACCGGCTCCCCGCTCCATGGCGACGATCCTACCGTGACGACGCAAGAGATTCGGGTGCGAACGGCTCGGGCGTCGGGCGGGCGCGGCGGCCCTCGCCCGGCGGCCGCGGCTAGCGTGGGACCATGCCCGACAACCGCACCCCCTTCTCCGAGCTCGACGACTTCATCGCCATCCCGCGCCTCGGCGGCCTCATGCTCTCGCCCGACGGGCGCCGCGCGGTGCTCACCGTCACGACCCTCGACCCCGCGCGGACCGGCTACCGGCACGCCCTCTGGGTCGTGCCCGCCGCGGGCGGCGGCGTGCCGCAGCGCCTCACCCGTTCCGCGAAGAGCGAGGCGGGCGCCGCGTTCACCGCCACCGGCGACCTCCTCTTCGTCTCCTCCCGCCCCGACGCGGACGACGCCGACGAGAAGGACGCCGCGCAGCTGTGGATCCTGCCGGCCGCCGGCGGCGAGGCGCGCGCCATCACCCGGCTCGCGGGCGGCGTGGCCGGGATCGCCGCCGTCGCGCGCGACGCG
The nucleotide sequence above comes from Clavibacter sp. B3I6. Encoded proteins:
- a CDS encoding SDR family oxidoreductase produces the protein MTSPRAASRLALVTGATGYIGGRLVPRLLAAGFRVRVLVRDPRRLTDVPWREDVEVVQGDLGDPSTLAPAVADVDVLYYLVHGMGAKGDFASSERASAEHVAEAAHAAGVGRIVYLGGLHPDTDELSKHLASRKAVGDVLLASGVPTIALQAGVVIGSGSTSFEMIRHLTEVLPFMPAPGWVRNFIQPIAIRDVLYYLVAAADLPADLNRTFDIGGPDVLRYGQMMNGYAVEAGLPQRPIASIPIFAPRLAAHWVNVVTPIPRTLAVPIIESLQYDCVMGEHDISTYIPDPEGGLTGYRRSVRLALGKMRDGVVETSWKDSVVVGAPSDPLPSDPDWAGHTVYLDLKERSTEAAPEDLWAVIESIGGDNGWYSLPVAWAARGWMDKLVGGVGLRRGRRSATTLQTGDALDFWRVEHIVRGSALRLRAEMKLPGEAWLELSATPRADGGSDYRQRAIFFPSGLAGRLYWFAILPFHGVIFTSMATRITGKALAATRRRESGRPLEGAAR
- a CDS encoding GDSL-type esterase/lipase family protein, encoding MASRTRTTVLLGDSLAGDGGWGGIVPGRDDGEGGASVVDLGRPGQITDDVLALLPEVVAQDPATVVVSCGTHDLGAKRRGPEQTVRALETILAHLRRDLPAARILVLSVPPRGREHAERIRVVNVHIRQYAPAVRAQHVDLWPALGFGDGELDPTLTDDRLHLNADGVAAVRAVLGPVLAEPAPAAADQHTDPAGP
- a CDS encoding TetR/AcrR family transcriptional regulator, translating into MSRRLIAEAALEVGLSTLTLTSLAQRLGVDHSTLYRHVASRDDIVLLACDTALAAMDWPLVPDSPADVLAAPDDGSWRAYLEQAVERVWDMYDRHPGLASAIHHLETAPDQVVLRFTGAIRDLTRMGFPEAEAVLVLDTVLDIAVESYVGWERVLAVAGGGDDRPASSSPIVDATMPASMGRGLLALAADGIAADRVADADAASSPHASRRGTPAHSSGAPDAVHAREEEAQRNALGTVDRVTARFAGEVSTGSAATPRDWWRRKLAVVLAGVAELRSAGPGVDAR